A window of the Lolium perenne isolate Kyuss_39 chromosome 7, Kyuss_2.0, whole genome shotgun sequence genome harbors these coding sequences:
- the LOC127315507 gene encoding RING-H2 finger protein ATL80-like, with the protein MASPAPAQPPGIRTISSPPPPSQRNPMHNSSTEGGVIAGLVIGFLACLFLFSVVWSIWMGRRDSRRAAAATPPRPWSPPRSREDGDQQLLRASASSQTALLPAFAYSPSVKHNVTDDGEEAATCSVCLAAFQLGETVRLLPACLHLYHAECIDPWLDAHSTCPLCRSDTADASMEMDVGRLPPV; encoded by the coding sequence ATGGCATCCCCAGCTCCGGCCCAGCCCCCGGGGATCCGCACCATTTCCAGTCCACCGCCGCCGTCCCAAAGAAATCCAATGCACAATTCCTCGACTGAAGGCGGCGTCATCGCCGGCTTGGTCATCGGCTTCCTGGCCTGCTTGTTCCTATTCAGCGTAGTGTGGAGCATCTGGATGGGGCGCCGTGACAGTCGTCGCGCCGCGGCGGCTACGCCCCCTCGGCCGTGGTCGCCACCCCGCTCTCGCGAAGACGGCGATCAGCAGCTCCTCAGGGCCAGCGCCTCCAGCCAGACGGCGCTTCTACCGGCATTCGCGTACAGCCCGTCGGTGAAGCACAACGTGACGGACGAcggcgaggaggcggcgacgtGCTCGGTGTGCCTCGCCGCGTTCCAGCTCGGGGAGACGGTGCGGCTGCTGCCGGCGTGCCTGCACCTGTACCACGCCGAGTGCATCGACCCGTGGCTGGACGCGCACTCGACGTGCCCGCTCTGCCGCTCGGATACCGCCGACGCGTCCATGGAGATGGACGTCGGCCGGCTACCGCCCGTttag